From a single Halodesulfovibrio marinisediminis DSM 17456 genomic region:
- a CDS encoding methyl-accepting chemotaxis protein — protein MFDRMKFRNKIILCLCIAMCIVFGVYSYQLSGEARQMAVVQAEEQAKLVGGKYGNEVKLEIEEAISVSQTLVEVVRAMRTNPETMDRDAIDQMMKDSIRDGHSFYGIQAVFEPNGLDGRDAEYAGKREWWGKDGRYGPYFWKANGTFKAEDLTQHSPETNRGWYMEPRDKRSIVLTEPYFAPVAKKYMATATVPLFESGKFLGIVGIDFTLSAFKDMVEKIRPMGTGHAAIMSTSGYMVAHPNPDLVGKNVTEAFFPEDRAKISNAVKNGEALHFTAVSPLDNKEYMYAFDPITISGTDSPWSILIIIPTETIFKDANEFVKFSVMFSIVAVLLISLVIFAIVTYLTKPFAVLIKATENVAAGDYEAMPDEKQFSSEFLTLYLAMKDMVNKLLDNMRMADEKTKEAETKSREAEIALEQAEEARAQAEVAKREGMLQAASQLEGIVMQISSASDELAAQVDEASRGADVQRERTAEAATAMEQMNATVLEVAQNAGQAAESADEARSNAETGGEIVEGVVRSIQRVNEEATKLEAGLGDLGVQAEGIGNVMNVISDIADQTNLLALNAAIEAARAGEAGRGFAVVADEVRKLAEKTMQATSEVERAVSAIQQGTRENIVGMQDAVKTVGASTELAEQAGEALGTIVRIVEVTSDQVRTIATAAEEQSAASEQISQNTEEVNRIAGETAESMSQSALAMSELARLSGELTQVIDGLKRI, from the coding sequence ATGTTCGATCGCATGAAGTTTAGGAATAAGATTATTCTTTGTTTGTGTATTGCGATGTGTATTGTTTTTGGCGTGTATTCTTACCAGCTTTCTGGCGAAGCTCGACAGATGGCAGTTGTACAGGCCGAAGAACAGGCAAAGCTTGTTGGGGGAAAATACGGTAACGAGGTAAAACTCGAAATTGAAGAAGCGATTAGCGTGTCTCAGACATTGGTTGAAGTTGTTCGAGCAATGCGCACAAATCCTGAGACAATGGATCGTGATGCTATCGACCAGATGATGAAAGATTCAATTCGTGATGGTCATTCTTTTTACGGTATTCAGGCTGTATTTGAACCGAACGGGCTTGATGGTCGCGACGCAGAGTATGCGGGCAAGCGAGAATGGTGGGGTAAAGACGGACGCTACGGACCTTACTTCTGGAAAGCTAACGGTACATTCAAAGCAGAAGATTTAACACAGCACAGTCCAGAAACAAATAGAGGCTGGTACATGGAGCCGAGAGACAAGCGCTCTATTGTACTGACAGAGCCGTACTTTGCCCCTGTAGCAAAGAAGTACATGGCAACTGCTACAGTGCCACTGTTTGAATCTGGAAAGTTTTTAGGAATTGTGGGTATCGATTTCACTCTGTCTGCGTTTAAGGACATGGTAGAGAAGATTAGACCGATGGGTACTGGTCATGCCGCAATTATGTCTACAAGCGGATATATGGTTGCGCATCCGAATCCGGATCTTGTGGGCAAAAATGTTACCGAAGCGTTTTTCCCTGAAGATAGAGCTAAGATTAGCAATGCAGTAAAGAATGGTGAAGCACTTCATTTTACAGCCGTGTCTCCTCTGGACAATAAGGAGTACATGTATGCTTTTGATCCTATTACCATTTCTGGAACTGACAGCCCTTGGAGTATTCTCATAATTATTCCAACAGAGACTATTTTCAAGGACGCAAACGAGTTTGTGAAGTTTAGCGTTATGTTCTCTATTGTTGCAGTTCTCCTTATTTCATTGGTTATTTTTGCTATTGTTACTTACCTCACTAAGCCGTTTGCAGTACTGATTAAAGCAACTGAAAACGTGGCTGCAGGTGATTATGAGGCTATGCCTGATGAAAAGCAATTCTCCAGTGAGTTTCTTACCTTGTATCTTGCTATGAAGGATATGGTAAACAAGTTACTGGATAATATGCGCATGGCTGACGAGAAAACCAAGGAAGCAGAAACCAAAAGTCGTGAAGCCGAGATTGCTTTGGAACAGGCTGAAGAAGCTCGTGCTCAGGCTGAAGTGGCTAAGCGTGAAGGTATGCTTCAGGCGGCGTCACAGCTTGAAGGTATCGTAATGCAGATTTCTTCAGCGTCTGATGAGCTCGCTGCACAGGTTGATGAAGCGAGCCGTGGTGCTGACGTTCAGCGAGAACGTACTGCAGAAGCTGCGACTGCAATGGAGCAGATGAACGCAACTGTTCTCGAAGTTGCTCAGAATGCAGGACAAGCTGCTGAAAGTGCGGATGAAGCACGTTCGAATGCAGAGACTGGTGGTGAAATTGTTGAAGGAGTCGTTCGCTCCATTCAGCGAGTTAATGAAGAAGCTACTAAGCTTGAAGCCGGATTGGGCGATTTAGGTGTTCAGGCTGAAGGCATCGGCAACGTTATGAATGTTATTTCTGATATTGCAGATCAGACTAACTTGCTTGCTCTGAACGCAGCTATTGAAGCTGCTCGTGCCGGGGAAGCTGGACGTGGCTTTGCTGTTGTAGCAGATGAAGTACGTAAACTTGCTGAAAAAACTATGCAGGCAACCTCTGAAGTAGAACGCGCTGTTTCAGCAATTCAGCAGGGAACCCGTGAAAATATTGTTGGTATGCAGGACGCGGTGAAAACCGTAGGCGCTAGTACTGAACTGGCAGAGCAGGCTGGTGAAGCTCTTGGCACAATCGTACGCATTGTTGAAGTAACATCTGATCAGGTGCGCACCATTGCTACGGCAGCCGAAGAACAATCTGCTGCTTCTGAACAGATCAGTCAGAATACTGAGGAAGTGAATAGAATTGCTGGTGAAACAGCTGAATCTATGAGCCAATCTGCTCTGGCAATGAGTGAGCTTGCACGCTTGTCCGGTGAATTAACTCAGGTAATTGATGGACTGAAGCGAATCTAG
- a CDS encoding rhodanese-like domain-containing protein — protein sequence MKKLQTVLMVVLLLLAVTAQAQKLQVIDASPAEVHEFIRTNKGKYLILDVRSIQEFTEGHIEGAEFFPISASSFESAVKRLPKNVTYVVYCRSGNRSQRAKTIMKDAGLSVLHLDGGIRAWKDAGFPIAK from the coding sequence ATGAAAAAACTACAGACTGTTTTAATGGTGGTGCTTCTGCTGCTCGCTGTTACAGCGCAGGCACAGAAGCTGCAGGTAATTGATGCTTCTCCTGCTGAAGTGCATGAGTTTATACGTACAAATAAAGGAAAGTATCTTATTCTTGATGTGCGTAGTATTCAGGAGTTCACAGAAGGACATATTGAGGGCGCAGAGTTTTTTCCAATCTCTGCATCTAGCTTTGAAAGCGCCGTTAAGCGGTTGCCTAAAAATGTAACGTACGTGGTGTATTGTCGTTCTGGCAATCGTAGCCAGCGTGCAAAGACTATAATGAAGGATGCCGGACTTTCTGTTTTGCATCTGGACGGTGGAATACGAGCATGGAAGGATGCCGGATTCCCTATTGCAAAATAG
- a CDS encoding SIMPL domain-containing protein: MRYMSVFFVFALLMAPAVAQSAQELPRQIVLNETGKAEVMPTSGTLSFSQVIVALLKENGKTMTAKEAKNKLAEQAKALTGTLKKNLAFAQDFTKDFEANVSFSPRYKRVDNESIIIGYQARASYSIKVLNLKKAQEVTQAVLNSGVEEVSPLYTQIDETSRRSCEKEALKRAVERGKERAAIMAELMDAELGKISTAVINGEMTPRMYMAKSAMAEDANMYEPQASTCTVRVELVFSVE, translated from the coding sequence ATGCGATATATGTCTGTTTTTTTTGTGTTTGCGTTGTTGATGGCACCTGCCGTTGCTCAGAGCGCTCAGGAACTTCCACGTCAGATCGTTTTGAATGAAACCGGTAAGGCAGAAGTTATGCCTACTTCTGGTACTCTTTCGTTTTCTCAGGTGATTGTCGCTTTGCTTAAAGAGAATGGCAAAACAATGACAGCCAAGGAAGCTAAGAACAAGCTTGCAGAACAGGCAAAAGCATTAACCGGAACACTGAAAAAGAACTTAGCGTTTGCTCAGGATTTTACTAAGGATTTTGAAGCAAACGTTTCATTTTCTCCTCGATACAAACGTGTAGATAATGAGAGTATTATTATCGGCTATCAGGCTCGTGCAAGCTATTCTATAAAAGTGCTTAATCTTAAAAAAGCACAGGAAGTGACACAGGCTGTTCTTAACAGCGGAGTAGAAGAGGTGTCTCCTCTGTACACTCAGATTGATGAGACTTCACGCCGTTCATGTGAAAAAGAAGCATTAAAGCGCGCAGTTGAACGTGGGAAAGAACGTGCTGCAATTATGGCAGAATTGATGGATGCTGAGCTTGGAAAGATTAGTACTGCCGTAATTAATGGAGAAATGACTCCACGAATGTACATGGCTAAATCTGCTATGGCAGAAGATGCCAACATGTACGAGCCGCAGGCTTCAACATGTACCGTTCGTGTTGAACTTGTTTTTTCCGTTGAGTAA
- a CDS encoding bile acid:sodium symporter, with product MVPAAEFHRILQLGNRNLLLFAVSLAIAMGIRFPLSQEMLHAFNFTTPLVAIIFLAQGLNMNFSHANKIRTYLRIIIAGAILAVIAYPALAHTAASLFTLKDDLALGFILICCFPNSLEAAMAMSMNASGDRITAVVLLVGLSLIGIISIPLNIYIWIGETEQISASIVLTKIIGYIFIPITIGQLLRKVFPKLPDKTKTLSHYVPIFCLAALVYLSCSREAEVIRQLHLGDLIHTFFPCASLHLFVLITALVVGKHILHLPKADNRSFIFIISEKPMSLSVALWSVTYAASHPTSIFPILVFYIGQMVIDSFIISRMKLRDYLEQK from the coding sequence ATGGTGCCTGCAGCAGAATTTCACAGAATATTACAGCTAGGGAACAGAAACTTACTGCTTTTCGCAGTATCCCTTGCCATAGCAATGGGCATCCGATTTCCACTTTCGCAGGAAATGCTTCACGCTTTCAATTTCACGACCCCGCTGGTTGCCATAATCTTTCTTGCGCAGGGACTGAACATGAACTTCAGCCATGCAAACAAAATCAGGACATACCTTCGCATCATCATCGCAGGAGCCATACTAGCTGTCATCGCTTATCCGGCATTAGCGCACACAGCCGCCAGCCTGTTTACACTCAAGGATGATCTTGCACTGGGTTTTATTCTTATCTGCTGTTTTCCAAACTCACTTGAAGCTGCTATGGCTATGAGCATGAATGCCAGTGGAGACCGTATTACCGCTGTGGTTCTTCTTGTTGGCCTGAGCCTCATAGGAATTATCAGCATTCCTCTTAATATTTATATATGGATAGGAGAAACAGAACAAATTAGTGCCTCAATAGTACTGACTAAAATCATCGGATACATTTTCATTCCAATAACCATCGGGCAACTTCTGAGAAAAGTATTTCCAAAACTTCCGGACAAAACCAAAACACTCTCCCACTATGTACCTATATTCTGTCTAGCCGCTCTCGTGTATCTTTCCTGCTCACGAGAGGCTGAAGTAATCCGACAACTCCATCTAGGTGACCTCATACACACATTTTTTCCCTGCGCATCACTTCATCTCTTTGTACTCATTACAGCACTGGTTGTTGGAAAACACATCCTGCACCTTCCCAAAGCGGACAACCGCTCCTTCATTTTCATTATTTCCGAAAAACCCATGTCGCTTTCTGTGGCATTATGGAGCGTGACGTATGCAGCCTCGCATCCTACTTCTATCTTTCCGATTCTCGTTTTTTATATTGGCCAAATGGTTATCGACAGTTTCATCATTTCACGTATGAAACTAAGGGATTATTTAGAACAAAAATAA
- a CDS encoding GntR family transcriptional regulator: MKSYQELVKKLSAIVQERNLQPGDRLPSERELAPLLGVSRNTLRNILHKMEACRLVSIRKGSGTYLHTCSLDAEDMEESRGHGRIQRT, encoded by the coding sequence GTGAAAAGCTACCAGGAATTAGTGAAAAAGCTTTCAGCAATTGTGCAGGAACGCAATCTTCAGCCGGGGGATCGTCTTCCGTCGGAAAGGGAACTTGCACCGTTATTAGGTGTTTCCAGAAATACGTTGCGTAATATTCTGCATAAAATGGAAGCGTGCCGGTTGGTGTCAATCCGAAAAGGGAGTGGAACCTACTTGCATACGTGTTCGCTGGACGCCGAAGACATGGAAGAATCCAGAGGACATGGAAGAATCCAGAGGACATGA
- a CDS encoding FCD domain-containing protein yields MEESRGHDTVREMAERNEGSYLLLPIVAAQSAENIGVRLIDRLQQANIALSRSLLSGETTLIYDDVVSFFRILAQGTNNQYLVTVVEQLFSYSELLGTIITRLTQEERDRMFAQHVKLIHALRERDRGHAAEIVRRYILFYSYAAEKHCNVKATDLVFAAMQEFEGDLL; encoded by the coding sequence ATGGAAGAATCCAGAGGACATGACACAGTACGGGAGATGGCAGAACGGAATGAAGGATCGTATTTGCTGCTTCCCATTGTGGCTGCACAGAGTGCGGAAAATATAGGTGTGCGGCTTATTGATAGATTACAGCAGGCTAACATCGCGTTGTCTCGTAGTCTACTGTCCGGTGAAACAACTCTTATTTATGATGATGTAGTTAGCTTTTTCCGGATATTAGCGCAGGGAACTAATAACCAGTATTTGGTAACGGTTGTTGAGCAGCTTTTTTCCTATTCTGAGTTGTTGGGAACAATAATCACGCGGTTGACGCAGGAAGAACGGGACAGGATGTTCGCTCAACATGTGAAGTTGATCCATGCGCTAAGGGAGCGGGATAGAGGACACGCAGCTGAAATTGTACGTAGGTATATTCTGTTCTATTCCTATGCAGCAGAGAAGCATTGCAATGTAAAAGCAACAGACTTGGTTTTTGCAGCAATGCAGGAGTTTGAGGGGGATTTGTTGTGA
- a CDS encoding ABC transporter ATP-binding protein gives MHSSLPDTHKNNHNDTPVLEFANVSFAWPGGAGLHNVSFAVPKGQFVLISGPSGSGKSTLLRLVVRLEEAKEGQILLHGTPITNFYPPLLRTHIGFVQQQPTLVAGSVRENLLFPFSLHSRKTCNQPEEESLIHWLNRLALNNISLDDPAETLSIGQQQRLCFIRAVLTKPDVICLDEPTSALDRESRQCVEHAAEELAQQGTAIMMVNHTSYHPTCPHMHLSVANGIVSVS, from the coding sequence ATGCATTCCTCATTGCCTGACACACACAAAAACAACCATAACGACACGCCTGTGTTAGAATTTGCAAATGTCAGCTTCGCGTGGCCCGGCGGAGCGGGGCTACATAATGTTTCATTCGCTGTCCCCAAAGGCCAATTCGTACTCATTTCCGGTCCATCCGGTTCTGGCAAGTCCACACTTTTACGACTTGTTGTCCGTCTGGAAGAAGCCAAGGAGGGACAAATTCTTCTACACGGCACTCCGATAACTAATTTTTATCCGCCGTTATTGCGTACCCATATTGGCTTTGTACAACAGCAACCAACTCTGGTTGCCGGCTCTGTCCGTGAAAACCTATTATTTCCCTTTAGCCTGCACAGCAGAAAGACTTGTAATCAGCCTGAAGAAGAAAGTCTTATTCATTGGCTCAATAGACTGGCACTAAATAACATTTCATTGGATGACCCTGCTGAAACATTATCAATAGGTCAACAACAGCGACTCTGTTTTATCCGCGCTGTCCTGACAAAACCAGATGTAATCTGCCTTGATGAACCTACCAGTGCACTTGACCGTGAAAGCAGGCAGTGCGTGGAACATGCTGCCGAAGAGCTGGCACAGCAAGGTACAGCAATTATGATGGTTAACCATACCAGCTATCACCCAACCTGCCCGCATATGCATCTTTCTGTTGCAAACGGCATTGTGAGTGTAAGTTGA
- a CDS encoding ABC transporter permease — MTSFISISWTQLVIALGLVSVSGAASLYYHLKLERDLIVGVIRTFAQLLAMGYLLNILFGLNNAFLVLAVYILMTFASVHIVHGRVKEKQVAYFAPTTLAVMISYSLITIVVTKVIIGADPWWSPQYFIPIGGMIAGNSMNALSLSLERFFSELRTKRNQVEMYLCHGADYKEATEAIFRTSLRAGMIPAINSMMSVGLVSLPGMMTGQILAGADPQEAVRYQIVVMLMIVGSTALASILVLLLVRKRCFTSAMTLILTRQNPSS; from the coding sequence ATGACATCATTTATTTCCATTTCATGGACACAACTTGTAATTGCACTCGGACTTGTCAGTGTTTCAGGCGCAGCATCCCTCTATTACCATCTAAAACTGGAACGCGACCTGATCGTCGGCGTTATCCGAACGTTTGCCCAGTTGCTGGCGATGGGGTACCTGCTAAACATCCTTTTCGGTCTGAACAACGCATTTCTCGTACTGGCTGTATATATCCTCATGACATTCGCCTCCGTACATATTGTACATGGACGTGTTAAAGAAAAGCAGGTTGCCTACTTTGCTCCGACAACTCTTGCGGTGATGATTAGTTACTCTCTTATTACTATTGTTGTGACTAAGGTTATTATCGGCGCTGATCCATGGTGGAGTCCTCAGTATTTTATCCCTATTGGCGGTATGATTGCCGGTAACTCAATGAATGCCCTGTCACTCTCGTTAGAACGTTTCTTCTCGGAACTTCGTACAAAACGAAATCAGGTTGAAATGTATCTATGTCATGGCGCAGACTACAAAGAAGCAACAGAAGCCATATTCCGAACCTCCCTGCGTGCCGGTATGATTCCGGCAATTAACTCCATGATGAGTGTAGGGCTGGTATCTCTTCCTGGAATGATGACTGGTCAGATTCTCGCAGGAGCGGACCCGCAAGAAGCTGTCCGCTATCAAATTGTTGTTATGCTGATGATAGTCGGGTCAACAGCACTTGCATCAATTTTGGTTCTTCTACTGGTTCGCAAACGATGCTTCACCTCTGCAATGACTCTTATTCTCACAAGACAAAATCCTTCATCTTAG
- the phnD gene encoding phosphate/phosphite/phosphonate ABC transporter substrate-binding protein codes for MKKIMLLVAMAFLLASVPALAADCTNRGGLDMNYCDEDNDLVADLAPAGECKDPSTLVFTYTPVEDPAVYRDAFADFQAYLEEATGKRVIYYTVQSNAAEVEAMRSGKLHIAGFSTGPTGFAVNLAGYVPMAVKGYPEGFQGYNLIVVVPQDSPIKSLADLKGKKVAHTSASSNSGNLAPRALFPKEGITPDKDYTVVYSGKHDQSILGVVHGDYDAAPVASDVYDRMVAAGRVDADALRVVYRSPKFPTSSFGYSSQLCAPLAQKIIGAFSTYRFPESMQKSFHGADRFYPITYKADWKVIRDIADATGTSYNAEGLKKMAAKEAAKKAKKAKKK; via the coding sequence ATGAAAAAAATTATGTTGCTTGTTGCCATGGCATTTCTGTTAGCGTCTGTACCTGCTCTCGCTGCAGACTGCACCAACCGCGGTGGTCTGGACATGAACTACTGTGATGAGGACAATGACCTCGTTGCAGACCTCGCTCCTGCCGGCGAGTGTAAAGATCCAAGCACCTTAGTATTTACCTACACTCCTGTAGAAGATCCTGCTGTATACAGAGACGCTTTTGCTGATTTTCAGGCTTACCTTGAAGAAGCTACCGGTAAACGCGTAATTTACTATACTGTTCAGTCTAACGCTGCTGAAGTTGAAGCTATGCGCTCCGGTAAACTGCACATTGCAGGCTTCTCAACCGGTCCTACCGGCTTTGCTGTTAACCTCGCAGGTTACGTACCAATGGCAGTTAAAGGCTACCCAGAAGGCTTCCAGGGTTACAACCTTATCGTAGTTGTACCACAAGACAGCCCAATCAAATCCCTTGCTGACCTTAAAGGTAAAAAAGTAGCACACACTTCTGCTTCTTCTAACTCCGGTAACCTTGCTCCACGTGCACTCTTCCCGAAAGAAGGCATTACTCCTGACAAAGACTACACTGTTGTTTACTCCGGCAAACATGACCAGTCTATTCTTGGTGTAGTTCACGGTGACTACGACGCAGCACCTGTTGCTTCTGACGTATACGACCGTATGGTAGCTGCAGGCCGCGTTGATGCTGATGCACTCCGCGTTGTTTACCGCAGCCCTAAATTCCCTACTTCTTCTTTCGGCTACTCCAGCCAGCTCTGTGCTCCTCTTGCTCAGAAAATCATCGGTGCATTCAGCACTTACCGTTTCCCTGAGTCCATGCAGAAGTCTTTCCACGGCGCTGACCGCTTCTACCCAATCACCTACAAGGCTGACTGGAAAGTTATTCGCGACATCGCTGATGCAACCGGCACCAGCTACAATGCTGAAGGCCTGAAGAAAATGGCTGCTAAAGAAGCTGCTAAAAAAGCAAAAAAAGCTAAAAAGAAATAA
- the phnC gene encoding phosphonate ABC transporter ATP-binding protein — MSVENTIKGNGETRSLLIENLEKEYVKGKPVLKGLSFEVSGEETVGIIGPSGTGKSTLLRCINRLIEPTKGSITVAGHEITSCSGKDLRLARRRIGMVFQEYNLVERLTVIENVLCGRLGYIPVWRAWLRKFDQADITRAFRLIDHVGLSEFATQRADSLSGGQRQRVGIARAMMQSPDVIMADEPTSSLDPKTSVEIMELLKKVSSTEHIPVLINIHDVNLAKRFCDRIIGMSKGKIIFDGKPSDLKDSHLSEIYGGEDWLS, encoded by the coding sequence GTGTCTGTTGAAAATACCATTAAAGGGAACGGGGAAACCCGTTCCCTTTTGATCGAGAATTTGGAAAAGGAATATGTAAAAGGAAAACCTGTTCTTAAAGGTCTTTCTTTTGAGGTTTCTGGCGAAGAAACTGTTGGTATTATCGGCCCTTCCGGTACCGGTAAATCCACCCTTCTACGTTGCATCAACCGCCTTATCGAACCAACCAAAGGTTCCATTACCGTAGCCGGTCACGAAATCACTTCCTGCTCAGGTAAAGATCTTCGTCTTGCACGACGCCGCATCGGTATGGTTTTCCAAGAGTACAACCTCGTTGAGCGCTTAACCGTTATCGAAAACGTACTCTGTGGTCGCCTTGGTTACATACCTGTATGGCGTGCTTGGCTTCGCAAATTTGATCAGGCTGATATTACCCGCGCATTCCGGCTTATTGACCATGTAGGCCTCAGTGAGTTTGCCACACAGCGTGCGGACAGCCTTTCCGGTGGTCAGCGTCAGCGCGTAGGTATTGCCCGCGCAATGATGCAGAGCCCGGACGTCATCATGGCGGACGAACCTACAAGTTCTCTTGACCCGAAAACATCTGTTGAAATTATGGAACTGCTTAAGAAAGTATCTTCTACCGAGCACATTCCAGTACTTATCAACATTCACGATGTGAACCTTGCCAAACGATTCTGCGATCGCATTATCGGTATGAGCAAAGGCAAAATCATCTTTGATGGAAAACCGTCCGATCTCAAAGACAGCCATTTATCTGAAATTTACGGCGGTGAGGACTGGCTCTCATGA
- a CDS encoding FAD-dependent oxidoreductase yields the protein MTTQQSMCRLTIGGCMRPVLEKARLRILIVGGGIAGSTLAALLHQHGEYPVVVERGGKNGASGYVLGLYPLGARVLHGLGMYVRYQEISRKMERYILHNSTGKVLKEFSLTEFNDAYGDIRGVDRGLLLALLRSSIPEENIFYNATVQHIQNNPYGAVVTFSDGSAQEFDLVVGADGIHSDVRTMIFQQKDYAYKTTGWGGWGAWRSLEGFDGATYRELWADGWFVGIYPVHNKLAVFMGGNKSKLLQFTAAEFVEEIRKQLPVGILQSALQSLEGLESAHFWDLEDCRATRWFSKRVVLLGDSATALLPTAGIGASMAMDSASALADELSRTDADYLSLALEKYVKRQKKRAESAQKNARFLARIMFQDSLPASMARNYIVRLYSLKGLLKGVIKIIN from the coding sequence ATGACCACGCAACAATCCATGTGCCGTTTGACTATCGGAGGCTGTATGAGGCCTGTGTTGGAAAAAGCAAGGCTACGCATACTTATTGTAGGAGGGGGCATAGCTGGAAGTACTCTGGCAGCGCTGCTTCATCAGCATGGAGAATATCCTGTGGTCGTGGAGCGTGGTGGTAAGAATGGTGCTAGCGGGTATGTCCTTGGGTTGTATCCTCTGGGGGCAAGAGTATTGCACGGACTTGGTATGTACGTGCGATATCAAGAGATAAGCCGAAAAATGGAACGGTATATTTTACACAATAGCACAGGCAAGGTTCTTAAAGAGTTTTCCCTGACTGAGTTTAACGATGCATATGGGGATATTCGCGGAGTGGATAGAGGGCTGTTACTTGCTTTGTTACGAAGTAGCATTCCGGAAGAAAACATCTTTTACAATGCTACTGTGCAGCATATACAGAATAACCCGTACGGCGCGGTTGTGACATTCTCTGACGGTTCAGCACAGGAGTTTGATTTAGTTGTCGGTGCAGACGGTATCCATTCTGATGTTCGTACCATGATCTTCCAACAGAAAGATTATGCTTATAAGACAACAGGCTGGGGCGGTTGGGGTGCATGGCGCTCACTGGAAGGGTTTGATGGAGCAACTTATAGAGAGTTATGGGCTGATGGCTGGTTTGTAGGGATTTATCCTGTGCACAATAAGCTTGCTGTTTTTATGGGGGGTAACAAGAGTAAGCTTTTACAATTTACCGCTGCTGAGTTTGTAGAGGAGATCCGCAAGCAACTTCCCGTTGGTATTTTGCAGTCGGCCTTGCAGTCTTTGGAAGGGCTTGAAAGTGCACACTTTTGGGATTTGGAAGATTGCCGTGCTACACGATGGTTTTCGAAACGCGTTGTTTTGTTAGGTGATTCTGCAACAGCACTTTTGCCTACTGCGGGTATAGGCGCGTCTATGGCAATGGATTCAGCATCGGCTTTAGCTGATGAATTGTCCCGTACCGATGCGGACTATCTTTCGTTAGCATTGGAAAAGTATGTAAAACGTCAAAAGAAAAGAGCAGAGTCGGCACAAAAAAATGCTCGTTTTCTTGCAAGAATAATGTTTCAAGATTCGTTACCGGCTTCAATGGCACGCAATTATATTGTAAGGCTATATTCTTTAAAAGGTTTGCTGAAAGGTGTAATTAAGATAATAAATTAA